A genomic stretch from Achromobacter spanius includes:
- a CDS encoding efflux RND transporter periplasmic adaptor subunit, which translates to MQNDLLLLLQLAEVESLARQADNVQQLSFHIANDAHPLLGYRQALVFEDTGADWKLLNISGLVSVDEQSPYIVWLAQARKWLRLRVADGQAQWIDADALDSASPLVRDGWREWWPAGAWALPLKSRAGAVLGWVLYLMEQPPTPGHATLMGRLCQAWAYSWELLARRRKPLRRSWKRRLRILIPLALLALCFLPIRQSALAPAEVTSLDLQVISAPLDGVVQTIHVSPNQAVKAGQALFSLDDTTLSHRLEVAVQAVAVADAELMAARQSAFRNDESRIKLTTLQSRAQERRAELASIRSQLDRLDVSAPRDGIAVFADVNDWLGKPVVTGERIMQLADPAKPAMLIQLPVSDAMSLEVGAPVSLFLTVRPLHPLAGEIIETSYQSALTPEGVPSYRLRASIGQQDADDARIGLKGTARIQGGQSFLGYEIIRRPLATLRALTGL; encoded by the coding sequence ATGCAAAATGACCTGCTGCTGTTGTTGCAGTTGGCCGAGGTGGAAAGCCTGGCGCGCCAGGCCGACAACGTCCAGCAACTGAGTTTTCACATTGCCAACGACGCGCATCCCTTGCTGGGCTACCGCCAGGCGCTGGTCTTCGAGGACACAGGCGCCGACTGGAAGCTGCTGAACATTTCCGGCCTGGTGTCGGTGGACGAGCAATCCCCCTACATCGTGTGGCTGGCGCAGGCGCGCAAGTGGCTGCGGCTGCGGGTGGCGGACGGGCAAGCGCAGTGGATCGACGCCGACGCGCTGGACAGCGCCAGCCCGCTGGTGCGCGATGGCTGGCGGGAATGGTGGCCGGCAGGCGCCTGGGCCTTGCCGTTGAAGTCGCGCGCGGGCGCCGTGCTGGGCTGGGTGCTGTACCTGATGGAACAACCGCCCACCCCCGGGCACGCCACGCTGATGGGTCGGCTCTGCCAGGCCTGGGCCTACAGTTGGGAACTGCTGGCCCGGCGCCGCAAGCCCCTGCGGCGAAGCTGGAAGCGGCGCTTGCGCATCCTGATTCCGCTGGCGCTGTTGGCGTTGTGTTTTCTGCCCATCCGGCAAAGCGCGCTTGCGCCCGCCGAAGTCACGTCGCTGGACCTGCAAGTGATCAGCGCGCCGCTGGATGGCGTTGTGCAGACCATCCACGTATCGCCCAACCAGGCGGTCAAGGCGGGGCAGGCGCTGTTTTCATTGGACGACACCACGCTCAGCCATCGGCTGGAAGTGGCGGTGCAGGCGGTGGCGGTGGCCGACGCCGAGCTGATGGCGGCCCGTCAAAGCGCTTTCCGTAACGACGAAAGCCGCATCAAGCTGACGACGCTGCAAAGCCGCGCACAAGAGCGGCGCGCCGAGCTGGCGTCGATACGGTCGCAACTGGACCGACTGGATGTGAGCGCGCCGCGCGATGGCATCGCTGTGTTCGCGGATGTGAATGATTGGCTGGGCAAGCCGGTGGTCACGGGCGAACGCATCATGCAATTGGCCGACCCCGCCAAGCCGGCCATGCTGATACAACTGCCCGTGTCCGACGCCATGTCGCTGGAGGTGGGCGCGCCGGTCAGCCTGTTCCTGACGGTGCGGCCGCTGCACCCGCTGGCCGGTGAAATCATCGAAACCAGCTACCAGTCGGCGCTGACACCCGAAGGGGTGCCCAGTTATCGGCTGCGCGCCAGCATCGGCCAGCAAGATGCCGACGACGCGCGCATTGGCCTGAAAGGCACGGCGCGCATCCAGGGCGGGCAATCGTTCCTGGGCTACGAAATCATTCGCCGTCCCTTGGCCACGCTGCGCGCGTTGACCGGGCTCTAG
- a CDS encoding TetR/AcrR family transcriptional regulator yields the protein MSDSSQQSQGHRGPTDHSVRDQIVQAANAHFSHYGYDKTTVSDLAREIGISKAYIYKFFDSKQSIGEAICTNVLGELMAGVEQAIAQAESPTDRFRRFFLTAVELSAGLFFQDRKLYEIAAYSSMEKWASSQAYEQRMRGMLTDILREGREQGEFERKTPLDETARSIYLVMLPFISPLLLQYNLDRLPDAPREVASLVLRSLAP from the coding sequence ATGTCCGACTCGTCCCAGCAATCCCAAGGCCATCGCGGACCGACCGATCACAGCGTGCGAGACCAGATCGTGCAGGCGGCGAACGCCCACTTCAGCCACTACGGCTACGACAAGACCACGGTGTCCGACCTGGCGCGCGAGATCGGCATTTCCAAGGCCTACATCTACAAGTTCTTCGATTCCAAGCAGTCCATCGGCGAGGCCATATGCACCAACGTGCTGGGCGAGCTGATGGCTGGCGTGGAGCAGGCCATCGCCCAGGCCGAATCGCCCACCGATCGCTTTCGCCGCTTCTTCCTTACCGCCGTGGAGCTTTCCGCCGGGCTGTTTTTCCAGGACAGAAAGCTCTATGAAATCGCGGCGTATTCCTCTATGGAAAAATGGGCATCGTCGCAGGCCTATGAGCAGCGGATGCGAGGCATGCTGACCGACATCCTGCGCGAAGGAAGAGAGCAGGGCGAGTTCGAGCGCAAGACCCCGCTGGACGAAACCGCGCGGTCGATTTATCTGGTGATGCTGCCCTTCATCAGTCCGCTTTTGCTTCAGTACAACCTGGACCGTTTGCCGGATGCCCCGCGTGAAGTGGCAAGCCTGGTGTTGCGCAGCCTGGCCCCCTGA
- a CDS encoding efflux RND transporter periplasmic adaptor subunit translates to MTRRLVLSAVLLSAWAGMFLTPVAHGQIQPQSQAEPPLPGPGQAQPGLTWPGLNDPNAIRVLLSANPESTISAPMTGRLEKLDAALGQKVDKDAVLVKLDCGEPRARLRMANAELAGARETLKAKVGLRKLDAAGDTEVNLARAATDRAAAATALAQAQVDYCTVAAPYSGRVAKVYVRPHESVAAGAPLFDLVGDGPVKVRMNVPSLFLKDIKIGTPFQINVSETGKTYGATVSAVSARVDAVAQSIELEGQVRDPNGELLPGMSGIADFQAATQNDAK, encoded by the coding sequence ATGACGCGGCGACTGGTGTTGTCAGCAGTTCTCTTGTCGGCATGGGCGGGGATGTTCCTGACGCCTGTTGCGCATGGCCAAATCCAGCCGCAATCTCAAGCCGAACCCCCTTTGCCCGGGCCAGGTCAGGCCCAGCCCGGCCTGACCTGGCCGGGCCTGAACGACCCTAACGCCATACGCGTGTTGTTGAGCGCCAATCCGGAAAGCACGATTTCGGCGCCAATGACGGGCCGGCTGGAAAAACTGGACGCTGCGCTGGGCCAGAAGGTGGACAAGGACGCCGTGCTGGTCAAACTGGATTGCGGCGAACCCCGCGCAAGGTTGCGGATGGCGAACGCAGAACTTGCCGGCGCGCGTGAAACCCTGAAAGCCAAGGTCGGCCTGCGCAAGCTGGACGCGGCGGGCGATACCGAAGTGAACCTGGCGCGCGCCGCCACCGACCGCGCCGCCGCCGCCACGGCCCTGGCCCAGGCGCAGGTGGACTATTGCACGGTGGCCGCGCCGTACTCGGGCCGCGTGGCAAAGGTGTATGTGCGGCCGCATGAAAGCGTGGCGGCCGGTGCGCCGCTGTTTGACCTGGTGGGCGACGGGCCGGTCAAGGTGCGCATGAACGTGCCGTCCCTGTTCCTGAAAGACATCAAGATCGGCACACCGTTCCAGATCAACGTCAGCGAAACCGGCAAGACCTATGGCGCAACCGTGTCGGCGGTGAGTGCGCGCGTGGACGCGGTGGCGCAGTCGATCGAACTGGAAGGCCAGGTGCGCGACCCCAACGGCGAATTGCTGCCCGGCATGAGCGGCATCGCGGACTTCCAGGCAGCCACCCAAAACGATGCAAAATGA
- a CDS encoding TolC family protein — translation MTVKRNRTHAVVLATVTCFGLAACSSPQVPKGYTKDEVRQRVEDDRRMMYADQEPIKGPITFYDAAARALKYNLDYRLKLMETALSRNLVDVTRHEMLPRLVASAGYTSRSNDSGGTSVGIEDGEVSLRPSTSEQRYHRLADLELTWSTLDFFVAYERTQQKADQVLMAEERRRKVVQNVLQDVRNAYWRALGAQRLIASVDTLMVQVRSGIKSAQEAEKRGLLPRQQALAYQRALLDAVGLLSTRRQDLELARAELAALMSLPPGTEFQVADDVEEKIPEPNFNIEALERLALENRPEIMEEWYRKRVTENDIKIAKAELWPNISFSAGTHYDSNDYLYNNSWSSVGLRISWNLLNILKAPALDAAGESQSKVADLRRMALSMAVLTQLRVAAQRYYLAREQLEFADQSMQVDGRLRDYAKASASISADSKLEYIRADARWLLSQYQRYAAYSDAQAAWGRLYNSVGLDVMPETIANHDLTTLAAQIKTTMQGWERTALQAQAQAQIPTPTQTLTQTPTTGPVQ, via the coding sequence ATGACAGTGAAGCGAAACCGGACTCATGCCGTTGTGCTTGCCACGGTGACCTGCTTTGGGCTGGCGGCGTGTTCGTCGCCGCAGGTGCCCAAGGGCTACACCAAGGATGAAGTGCGCCAGCGCGTGGAAGACGACCGGCGCATGATGTATGCGGACCAGGAGCCCATCAAGGGTCCCATCACCTTCTACGACGCGGCGGCGCGCGCGCTGAAATACAACCTGGACTATCGGCTCAAGCTGATGGAAACCGCGCTGTCGCGCAACCTGGTCGACGTGACCCGGCACGAGATGCTGCCCCGGCTGGTGGCGTCCGCGGGCTACACGTCGCGCTCCAACGATTCGGGCGGCACCTCGGTGGGTATTGAAGACGGCGAAGTCAGCTTGCGGCCGTCGACGTCAGAACAGCGCTATCACCGCCTGGCCGACCTGGAGCTGACCTGGAGCACGCTGGATTTCTTTGTGGCCTACGAGCGCACCCAGCAAAAGGCGGACCAGGTGCTGATGGCCGAAGAGCGCCGCCGCAAGGTGGTGCAGAACGTCTTGCAGGACGTGCGCAACGCCTATTGGCGGGCCTTGGGCGCGCAGCGGCTGATCGCCTCCGTCGATACGCTGATGGTGCAGGTGCGCAGCGGCATCAAGTCGGCGCAGGAAGCCGAGAAGCGCGGCCTGTTGCCGCGCCAGCAGGCGCTGGCCTATCAGCGCGCGCTGCTGGACGCGGTGGGCCTGTTGTCCACGCGGCGGCAAGACCTGGAGTTGGCGCGCGCCGAGCTGGCGGCGCTGATGTCCTTGCCGCCCGGCACGGAATTCCAGGTGGCCGACGACGTCGAGGAAAAGATCCCCGAGCCCAACTTCAACATCGAAGCGCTGGAGCGCCTGGCGCTGGAGAACCGCCCCGAGATCATGGAAGAGTGGTATCGCAAGCGCGTCACCGAAAACGACATCAAGATCGCCAAGGCGGAGCTGTGGCCCAACATCAGCTTCAGCGCGGGCACGCATTACGACTCCAACGACTATCTGTACAACAACAGTTGGTCGTCGGTGGGGCTGCGGATTTCCTGGAACCTGCTCAACATCCTGAAGGCACCCGCGCTGGACGCGGCCGGCGAAAGCCAGAGCAAGGTGGCCGACCTGCGCCGGATGGCGCTGTCGATGGCGGTGCTGACCCAGTTGCGCGTGGCCGCGCAGCGCTATTACCTGGCGCGCGAACAACTGGAATTTGCCGACCAGAGCATGCAGGTGGATGGCCGGTTGCGTGACTACGCCAAGGCCAGCGCCAGCATTTCCGCCGATTCAAAGCTTGAATACATTCGGGCGGATGCGCGCTGGCTCTTGTCGCAGTACCAGCGCTATGCGGCCTATTCGGACGCCCAGGCCGCCTGGGGCCGTCTGTACAACTCCGTGGGCCTGGACGTGATGCCGGAAACCATCGCCAACCATGACCTGACCACGTTGGCGGCTCAAATCAAGACCACCATGCAAGGCTGGGAACGCACGGCGCTGCAGGCCCAGGCCCAAGCGCAAATTCCAACCCCGACCCAAACCTTGACCCAAACCCCAACCACGGGACCCGTCCAATGA
- a CDS encoding efflux transporter outer membrane subunit — protein sequence MLPRKHALPLFLSSLLLTGCAVGPDYQQPETASAPHFMGQAAIQARQAPAAADARVWWQGFHDPLLTQLVERALDQNLDIAQAVARVAQSRAGLGHATAALLPSAAVAGQAARARQSLETPQGRLLNATPDYKRYGDYYELGLNAGWELDLFGGLRRQREAAVANYQGAEAGVAAARLAVAAQTADIYVLIRGLQTRLDIAREQVKTRSQLLATVQLQFDHGLAAELQVHQSTGALAEVRATVPVLEDGLSAAMNAMDVLLGEPPGSNRALLAASAPIPLPPAISNTGTPADLLRRRPDLIAAERQLAATNAGIGAAIAEYYPTFSLGAVLGTATTLSGNLFNDSANQLQGVLGLRWRLFDFGRIEADIANARGRNAEALAAYRLAVLRASEDVENAFSALVKREQQSRYLADGVQALTQARTSAFVAYQNGIVSLIEVLDADSAVLRTRDASAQAQTESARAAIASYRALGGGWERPADDAKVASN from the coding sequence ATGCTGCCCCGTAAACATGCTCTGCCGCTGTTTCTATCTAGCTTGCTTCTGACAGGCTGTGCTGTCGGCCCCGATTATCAGCAGCCCGAAACGGCGTCAGCCCCGCATTTTATGGGACAGGCCGCGATTCAGGCGCGTCAGGCGCCCGCCGCGGCCGATGCCCGGGTCTGGTGGCAAGGGTTTCATGACCCGCTGCTGACCCAATTGGTGGAGCGCGCGCTCGACCAGAACCTGGACATCGCGCAGGCTGTCGCGCGCGTGGCCCAGTCGCGCGCGGGCCTGGGCCACGCCACTGCCGCGTTGCTGCCGTCGGCCGCCGTGGCAGGCCAGGCCGCCCGCGCGCGCCAGTCGCTGGAAACACCGCAGGGCCGGTTGTTGAACGCCACGCCCGACTACAAGCGCTACGGCGACTATTACGAATTGGGCTTGAATGCCGGCTGGGAGCTCGACCTGTTCGGCGGCTTGCGACGTCAACGCGAAGCGGCCGTCGCCAACTACCAGGGCGCCGAGGCCGGCGTTGCCGCCGCTCGGTTGGCCGTGGCGGCACAGACCGCCGACATCTACGTCTTGATTCGTGGCTTGCAGACCCGCCTGGACATCGCCCGCGAGCAGGTCAAGACCCGCAGCCAATTGCTTGCCACCGTGCAACTGCAATTCGACCACGGGCTCGCGGCGGAACTCCAGGTGCATCAATCGACAGGCGCGCTGGCCGAAGTGCGCGCCACCGTGCCGGTACTGGAAGACGGGCTGTCGGCCGCGATGAACGCGATGGACGTACTGCTGGGCGAGCCGCCCGGCAGCAACCGCGCCCTGCTGGCCGCCAGCGCGCCCATCCCCTTGCCGCCCGCGATTTCCAACACCGGCACGCCGGCCGACCTGCTGCGTCGCCGCCCCGACCTGATCGCGGCCGAACGCCAGCTTGCCGCCACCAACGCCGGTATTGGCGCGGCGATCGCCGAGTACTACCCCACATTCTCGCTAGGCGCCGTGCTGGGCACCGCCACCACCCTATCCGGCAATCTGTTCAACGACAGCGCCAATCAACTGCAAGGCGTGCTTGGCCTGCGTTGGCGCCTGTTCGACTTCGGCCGTATCGAAGCCGACATCGCAAACGCCCGTGGCCGCAACGCCGAAGCGCTGGCGGCGTACCGCCTGGCTGTGTTGCGCGCTTCCGAAGATGTGGAGAACGCCTTCTCGGCCCTGGTCAAACGTGAGCAACAATCGCGCTACCTGGCCGACGGCGTGCAAGCGCTGACGCAGGCACGAACCAGTGCTTTCGTGGCCTACCAGAACGGCATCGTCAGCCTGATAGAAGTGCTGGACGCTGACAGCGCCGTGCTACGCACCCGCGATGCCAGCGCGCAGGCCCAAACCGAATCGGCGCGCGCGGCCATTGCGTCTTACCGCGCCTTGGGCGGGGGCTGGGAACGCCCGGCGGACGACGCGAAGGTGGCGTCGAACTAG
- a CDS encoding HlyD family efflux transporter periplasmic adaptor subunit — translation MDDMLTQPLPALREDLRLFAGAPHPDGSPAWIIEDPVRNRHFRIGWLEFECLARWHMLPGALLEDIRAQTSLEPDASQVFGFAGFLQQNHLLRPHPSRSQGMALAAPGREWLTLKWWLHHYLFFRVPLLRPTYWLSRIYPYLRWLFSPATAWTVVVLSLLGLFLTLRQWDTFRHTLFESVSWEGALGFACALVVAKTLHEFGHALVATHMGVRVGHMGVAFLVMWPMLYTDTSESWRLADSRKRLMIASAGIITELAIAGLATLCWALLPPGVPRQACFYLATTSWVLSLLLNASPFMRFDGYFILSDLLDMPNLHERAGAMTRTAIRRRLWGFADPWPEDLPTRVRRRMIVFACVTWLYRLVVYLGIALAVYHLFFKALGIFLFAVEILYFIALPIWREVRMWWQRKTEVATRRRVVLLLLLTLLVTVLAVPWPTSVRAPALARSAKMWTAYAPAPAMLLERRAPGEVSAGSKLILLDRPELSSEALAAQANVAGQAARLTGLLGQQAGIDQQAATIEALAHSRATARSVAAEQARLEVVAPFDGQWLDAPAEIQAGTWVNPKQALGRLVDPTHWIVDAYVGEADIQLLKQGGAGCFYIEHDPRRLCGSIRGIAPSRIQQINAPMLTTVHGGPIPSVQKQGTLVPDDALYVVTLDLDDVPAGLNELRGKAYFKGEARSRLMQWMRSLASLVIRESGF, via the coding sequence ATGGACGACATGCTGACGCAGCCCTTGCCCGCCTTGCGGGAAGACCTGCGCCTGTTCGCGGGTGCGCCGCACCCCGACGGCAGCCCGGCCTGGATTATTGAAGACCCCGTGCGCAACCGGCATTTCCGCATCGGCTGGCTGGAGTTCGAATGCCTGGCGCGTTGGCACATGCTGCCCGGCGCGCTGCTGGAAGACATCCGCGCCCAGACCTCGCTGGAACCCGATGCCAGCCAGGTGTTCGGGTTTGCGGGCTTCTTGCAGCAGAACCACTTGCTGCGGCCGCATCCCTCGCGCAGCCAGGGCATGGCGCTTGCCGCGCCGGGACGCGAATGGCTGACGCTGAAATGGTGGCTGCACCACTACCTGTTCTTTCGCGTGCCCTTGCTGCGGCCCACGTATTGGCTAAGCCGCATCTATCCGTATCTGCGCTGGCTGTTCAGCCCCGCCACCGCCTGGACCGTCGTCGTCCTAAGTCTGCTGGGCCTGTTCCTGACCCTGCGCCAATGGGACACCTTCCGCCACACGCTCTTTGAATCGGTGTCCTGGGAAGGCGCGCTGGGCTTTGCCTGCGCGCTGGTGGTGGCCAAGACGCTGCACGAATTCGGCCATGCGCTGGTCGCCACGCACATGGGCGTCAGGGTGGGCCACATGGGCGTGGCCTTCCTGGTGATGTGGCCCATGCTCTACACCGACACCAGCGAGTCCTGGCGGCTGGCGGATTCGCGCAAGCGGCTGATGATCGCCAGCGCCGGCATCATCACCGAGCTGGCCATCGCGGGCCTGGCGACGCTGTGCTGGGCGCTGCTGCCACCGGGCGTGCCGCGCCAGGCCTGCTTTTACCTGGCCACCACCAGTTGGGTGCTGTCGCTGTTGCTGAACGCCAGCCCCTTCATGCGCTTCGACGGCTATTTCATTCTGTCGGATTTGCTGGACATGCCCAATCTGCACGAACGCGCTGGCGCCATGACGCGCACCGCGATCCGGCGCCGCTTGTGGGGCTTTGCGGATCCGTGGCCCGAAGACCTGCCCACGCGCGTCAGGCGCAGGATGATTGTGTTCGCCTGCGTGACGTGGCTGTACCGGCTGGTGGTGTACCTGGGCATTGCGCTGGCGGTGTACCACCTGTTCTTCAAGGCGCTGGGCATATTCCTGTTCGCCGTGGAAATTCTCTACTTCATTGCCTTGCCGATCTGGCGGGAGGTGCGTATGTGGTGGCAACGCAAGACCGAAGTCGCGACCCGGCGCCGTGTCGTGCTGCTGTTGCTGCTGACGCTGTTGGTGACCGTGCTGGCCGTGCCCTGGCCCACGTCGGTGCGGGCGCCGGCCCTGGCCCGCAGCGCCAAGATGTGGACGGCCTATGCGCCCGCGCCGGCCATGCTGCTGGAACGCCGGGCGCCAGGCGAAGTCAGCGCGGGCAGCAAACTTATCCTGCTGGACCGCCCGGAACTCAGCAGCGAAGCCTTGGCGGCGCAAGCCAACGTGGCCGGGCAGGCGGCGCGGCTGACCGGGTTGCTGGGCCAGCAGGCGGGCATTGATCAGCAGGCCGCCACCATCGAGGCGCTGGCGCACAGCCGGGCAACCGCGCGTTCGGTGGCGGCCGAACAGGCCCGCCTGGAAGTGGTGGCGCCGTTTGACGGCCAATGGCTGGACGCGCCCGCCGAGATCCAGGCCGGCACCTGGGTCAACCCGAAACAAGCGCTGGGGCGCCTGGTCGACCCTACGCATTGGATTGTTGATGCCTACGTCGGCGAAGCGGATATTCAGTTGTTGAAGCAGGGCGGCGCGGGTTGCTTCTACATTGAACACGACCCCCGGCGCCTGTGCGGTTCCATACGCGGCATCGCGCCGTCGCGCATCCAGCAGATCAACGCGCCCATGTTGACGACGGTACACGGCGGGCCGATTCCCTCGGTGCAAAAGCAAGGCACCCTGGTGCCCGATGACGCGTTGTACGTGGTGACGCTGGATCTGGACGACGTGCCGGCAGGGCTTAACGAGCTGCGGGGCAAGGCCTATTTCAAGGGCGAGGCCCGCAGCAGGCTGATGCAATGGATGCGTTCGTTGGCCAGTCTGGTGATTCGTGAGAGTGGGTTTTGA
- a CDS encoding efflux RND transporter periplasmic adaptor subunit, which yields MVSRRSAVMAIPAITAVLLSGALAGALSGCSPRAADDPRTGIPLVRVATVQAPAPLTHEYTGVVVARVQSDLGFRVNGKVAERLVDTGQQVKRGQPLMRLDPTDLALAARARLQAVHAARARASQTAADEKRYRVLVGAGAVSASAYDQARAAADTAQADLSAAQAQADVARNETGYATLYADADGVVMSTLAEPGQVVSAGQAVVRVARSGPREAVIDLPETVRPALGSTGVATLYGDTSQPIPVQLRELSDYADPRTRTFAARYVLDPKAAQAPLGATISVSIAGAQAKPVFQVPLAALHDEGRGPGVWVLSGDPTQVRWRAVTLAGLGEETAAVSAGLAPGERFVALGAHLLHEGETVRVAAPQGPRALATNAGAAQ from the coding sequence ATGGTTTCCCGTCGTTCTGCCGTCATGGCAATCCCGGCCATCACGGCCGTCTTGTTGTCCGGCGCATTGGCCGGCGCATTGTCTGGTTGTAGCCCCCGCGCGGCCGATGATCCGCGTACCGGCATACCGTTGGTCAGGGTGGCCACGGTGCAAGCGCCTGCGCCCTTGACCCATGAGTACACCGGGGTAGTGGTGGCGCGGGTGCAGAGCGATCTGGGTTTTCGGGTGAACGGCAAGGTGGCCGAACGTCTGGTCGACACGGGGCAGCAAGTCAAGCGCGGCCAGCCGCTGATGCGGCTGGATCCCACCGACCTGGCGCTGGCGGCGCGGGCCCGTTTGCAGGCGGTGCATGCCGCCCGCGCACGCGCTTCGCAAACAGCGGCTGACGAAAAGCGCTATCGCGTCCTGGTGGGCGCGGGCGCGGTGTCGGCATCCGCCTATGATCAGGCCCGCGCCGCGGCCGATACCGCCCAGGCCGACCTCAGCGCGGCGCAGGCGCAGGCCGATGTGGCGCGCAACGAAACGGGTTACGCCACCCTTTACGCGGATGCCGATGGCGTGGTCATGAGCACGCTGGCCGAACCGGGCCAGGTGGTTAGCGCGGGGCAAGCCGTGGTGCGAGTGGCGCGATCGGGTCCGCGCGAAGCGGTAATCGATCTACCCGAAACCGTTCGGCCGGCGTTGGGTTCCACTGGCGTAGCCACGCTATATGGCGACACAAGCCAGCCCATTCCGGTGCAGTTGCGAGAGCTGTCCGACTACGCCGATCCGCGCACGCGCACGTTTGCCGCGCGCTACGTGCTTGACCCCAAGGCTGCCCAGGCGCCGCTGGGCGCCACCATCTCGGTGTCGATTGCGGGCGCGCAGGCCAAGCCGGTGTTTCAAGTGCCCTTGGCGGCGCTGCACGATGAGGGCCGTGGGCCGGGTGTCTGGGTCTTGTCGGGCGATCCCACGCAAGTGCGCTGGCGTGCCGTCACGTTGGCGGGCCTGGGGGAAGAGACCGCCGCCGTCAGTGCGGGCCTGGCCCCGGGCGAGCGCTTCGTGGCGCTGGGCGCCCACCTGTTGCATGAGGGCGAGACGGTGCGCGTGGCCGCGCCGCAGGGCCCGCGCGCGCTGGCCACGAATGCGGGAGCGGCGCAATGA